One genomic window of Sphingobacterium oryzagri includes the following:
- a CDS encoding aldo/keto reductase, which produces MISTLEELGIGFVPFAPLGKGFLTGTINENTLFESGDFRNTVPRFSVKNRKANQELLDLLNDMAKVKNCKPAQIALAWLLAQKPWIVPIPGTTKIHRLQENIGAVDVNLSEAELDSMEIALKNIQIVGARYTEELLNSVGK; this is translated from the coding sequence ATGATATCCACGCTGGAAGAACTTGGAATAGGTTTTGTGCCATTTGCTCCATTGGGGAAAGGATTTTTGACCGGTACTATAAACGAAAATACGCTATTTGAGTCTGGAGATTTCAGAAATACAGTTCCCCGGTTTTCTGTTAAAAACCGGAAGGCTAATCAAGAATTACTAGATCTATTGAACGATATGGCAAAAGTAAAAAATTGTAAGCCGGCACAGATAGCGCTAGCATGGTTGCTTGCTCAAAAGCCTTGGATCGTGCCTATTCCGGGAACGACCAAAATACACCGCTTACAAGAAAATATTGGTGCGGTGGATGTAAACCTGAGCGAAGCGGAATTGGACAGTATGGAAATAGCGCTGAAAAATATCCAAATAGTGGGAGCGCGGTATACTGAAGAATTGCTTAACAGCGTAGGTAAATAG
- a CDS encoding NADH-quinone oxidoreductase subunit I, whose translation MVTIIQHGPPIYILKDAFSNDTLTLNTDRCINCELCTTECPNGAVQMDTDVGGFLKFYVGSCDMVGACAEICPTDALVFSGAECSDTESIMTVMPGNGSVTITGVGTTERLYSWVILRNHMDFWHVKSVEKATLKKLTKPNGSIDWQFEDIEHLGHNIIGQTFGVDVSISVSTSKTVGLYHAGLTLQGTCVLSAICKGFPLTTSYPFNAQKIFDI comes from the coding sequence ATGGTAACGATAATACAACATGGCCCTCCGATCTACATTTTAAAGGATGCGTTTTCGAACGACACTCTAACGTTAAACACGGATAGATGTATAAATTGTGAACTTTGCACAACTGAGTGTCCGAACGGGGCTGTCCAAATGGATACGGACGTTGGTGGATTTCTCAAGTTTTACGTTGGCAGTTGTGACATGGTGGGCGCTTGTGCCGAAATTTGTCCTACCGATGCTCTAGTGTTTAGCGGTGCTGAATGCTCCGATACTGAATCAATTATGACCGTAATGCCGGGTAACGGTAGTGTAACCATTACAGGTGTAGGGACGACCGAAAGGCTGTATTCCTGGGTAATACTTCGTAATCACATGGATTTTTGGCATGTAAAGAGCGTTGAGAAAGCGACTTTGAAAAAACTGACGAAGCCAAATGGATCAATAGATTGGCAATTCGAAGATATTGAACATTTAGGTCACAATATTATAGGACAAACATTCGGGGTCGATGTCAGTATAAGTGTGTCAACCTCGAAAACCGTTGGACTTTATCATGCAGGCTTAACGCTTCAAGGAACCTGTGTTCTAAGCGCTATTTGTAAAGGGTTTCCACTGACAACAAGTTATCCGTTCAATGCACAAAAAATTTTTGATATTTAG
- a CDS encoding aldo/keto reductase: MEKVKLNNGLAMPILGLGVFQIPDAAACEKAVIDAIEIGYRLIDTAASYQNERAVGHAIKKSGVEREDLFITSKVWVQDIGYEKTKAAFQQSLDKLQLDYLDLYLIHQPYGDIFGSWKAMQELYHEGKIKAIGVANFHPDRLMDLIANSGFTPVINQIETHPFYQQFETQKFLDENKVQIQSWGPFAEGKHDIFKHEILSAIGHKYNKSVAQVILRWLIQRGVVAIPKSIRKERMAENFKIFDFQLSTDDMQHIGTLDTNSSSFFDHRDPAMVKWLSEYKVDL; this comes from the coding sequence ATGGAAAAAGTAAAGTTAAATAACGGCTTAGCGATGCCCATACTCGGACTTGGTGTATTTCAGATACCCGATGCTGCTGCATGCGAAAAAGCCGTGATAGATGCCATCGAAATAGGTTATCGGTTGATAGATACGGCGGCATCCTATCAAAACGAAAGAGCCGTAGGTCATGCCATTAAAAAAAGCGGTGTTGAAAGAGAAGACCTTTTCATTACCAGCAAAGTGTGGGTACAGGATATAGGATATGAAAAAACAAAAGCTGCGTTTCAGCAATCCTTAGACAAGCTGCAATTAGATTACCTCGATTTGTATCTGATCCACCAGCCTTACGGTGACATTTTCGGATCATGGAAAGCGATGCAGGAGTTATACCACGAAGGAAAGATTAAGGCTATAGGTGTTGCTAATTTTCACCCGGACAGGCTAATGGACTTGATTGCAAACAGCGGTTTTACTCCAGTAATAAATCAGATCGAAACGCATCCTTTTTACCAGCAGTTTGAAACGCAAAAATTCCTTGACGAAAACAAGGTGCAGATCCAATCCTGGGGTCCGTTTGCGGAAGGTAAGCATGATATATTTAAGCATGAAATCCTTTCCGCCATTGGGCACAAATACAATAAATCGGTAGCGCAGGTAATTTTGAGATGGCTTATCCAGCGAGGTGTCGTCGCTATTCCAAAATCCATTCGAAAAGAACGCATGGCTGAAAACTTTAAAATCTTCGATTTTCAACTTTCAACGGACGATATGCAACACATAGGCACGTTAGACACCAATTCCAGTTCTTTTTTTGATCACCGCGATCCAGCCATGGTAAAATGGTTAAGTGAATACAAGGTCGATCTTTAA
- a CDS encoding nuclear transport factor 2 family protein, translated as MRTLIFTILLTVIAAQSVCAQASAREQEILKLSKDKWQWMADKNVAVLGELFHDKSMFIHMGGTWGKQQEIDVIKSGNIWYKKAEVYSVTVNFIGNTAIVLNDIDLEAVVGDNTVINPFMVTEVYINENGQWKMGSLTFSRLLRPVKMRSGS; from the coding sequence ATGAGAACATTAATTTTTACTATACTATTAACCGTAATTGCTGCGCAGTCGGTATGTGCACAAGCGTCTGCACGGGAGCAGGAAATTCTAAAACTTTCCAAGGATAAATGGCAATGGATGGCAGATAAAAATGTAGCGGTTCTTGGCGAACTCTTTCACGACAAATCCATGTTTATCCACATGGGTGGGACTTGGGGGAAACAACAGGAAATCGACGTTATAAAAAGTGGAAATATATGGTACAAAAAGGCAGAAGTCTACTCCGTAACGGTAAATTTCATTGGTAATACAGCTATTGTCTTAAACGATATCGATCTGGAAGCCGTGGTTGGTGACAATACCGTTATCAATCCTTTTATGGTGACGGAGGTGTACATCAACGAAAACGGCCAGTGGAAGATGGGATCGCTTACATTCTCACGTTTGCTACGACCGGTCAAGATGCGTAGCGGGAGCTAA
- a CDS encoding flavodoxin yields the protein MKMLMKCGLLWSGFFFLWASCVAEQPSSKTVAPTVKKQFYLAKKVLIVYLSRTKNTEAVAKIIHKKIGGELIALELVSPYPENYQSIVDQVADENARNYLPPLKTKIDNIQAYDVVFLGFPTWGMQLPPPMKSFLHAHDLSGKTVVPFNTHAGYGIGSSFDTLKKLCPKSNVLEGFSTSGGKEKEKILLVIEGRKEKEVRAEIDDWLKKIGLSN from the coding sequence ATGAAAATGCTGATGAAATGCGGGCTGTTATGGAGCGGATTCTTTTTCCTTTGGGCCTCCTGTGTAGCAGAACAACCATCGAGCAAGACAGTGGCACCGACTGTAAAAAAGCAATTTTACCTGGCTAAAAAAGTGTTGATCGTCTATCTCTCGAGAACAAAAAATACAGAAGCAGTTGCGAAAATCATCCATAAAAAGATAGGCGGCGAGCTGATAGCGCTAGAACTGGTTAGTCCGTATCCGGAAAATTACCAATCAATTGTCGATCAGGTTGCCGATGAAAATGCACGTAATTACCTGCCTCCATTAAAAACAAAGATCGACAATATACAAGCCTATGATGTGGTTTTTCTTGGGTTCCCGACCTGGGGAATGCAGTTACCTCCGCCAATGAAAAGCTTCTTGCATGCGCATGATCTAAGTGGAAAAACCGTGGTGCCTTTCAATACTCATGCTGGTTACGGTATAGGAAGCAGTTTTGATACGTTGAAAAAGTTGTGTCCGAAAAGTAACGTATTGGAGGGTTTCTCGACTAGCGGCGGAAAAGAAAAGGAAAAGATTTTATTGGTGATAGAGGGCCGTAAAGAAAAAGAAGTACGGGCTGAAATTGATGACTGGCTGAAAAAAATAGGACTGAGCAATTGA
- a CDS encoding alpha/beta hydrolase, protein MKNRFQYKKLRKVLTMPSIVSRLSIMVATAACFSSCNTIKEHKSSSLVIKEQGSFMVGGTKVIQPGTFDVQDALKPDGQSFHGDHAYAFYQIPEDASRLPLVFLHGAGQSKKTWETTPDGREGFQNIFLRRKFSVYLLDQPRRGEAGKSMVEATIKPAADEQFWFTQFRLGNYPDFFTNVQFPKDSASIEQFYRQMTPNTGSFDANIITDAVSAVFDKIGDGILVTHSQGGGPGWMTAIKNSNVKAIVAYEPYSGFMFPEGELPQPISSTGLFGALSGVEIPLADFQKLTRIPIVIYYGDNIAESPTTIWNSDHWRSGLAMAKRWAEVVNKNGGDATVVHLPAVGIKGNTHFPFSDLNNTEVADELSKWLKQKKLTIQ, encoded by the coding sequence ATGAAAAATAGATTTCAATACAAAAAACTTCGGAAAGTTCTTACAATGCCTTCAATCGTTAGCCGCCTATCGATCATGGTCGCTACTGCCGCATGCTTTTCGTCCTGTAATACAATAAAGGAGCATAAAAGTAGTAGCTTGGTTATCAAAGAGCAGGGCAGTTTTATGGTTGGTGGGACAAAGGTAATCCAACCGGGCACTTTTGACGTGCAGGATGCGCTAAAGCCAGACGGACAGTCTTTTCATGGAGACCATGCCTACGCTTTTTATCAAATACCTGAGGATGCAAGTAGACTGCCGTTGGTTTTTTTGCATGGAGCCGGGCAGTCAAAGAAGACTTGGGAGACGACGCCTGACGGCCGCGAGGGTTTTCAGAATATTTTTCTGCGGCGGAAGTTTTCTGTTTACCTGCTGGATCAACCGAGGCGTGGCGAAGCTGGTAAAAGTATGGTCGAAGCAACCATCAAGCCTGCTGCAGATGAACAGTTTTGGTTTACGCAGTTTCGTTTAGGTAATTACCCTGACTTTTTTACGAACGTCCAGTTTCCAAAGGATTCGGCATCAATCGAACAGTTTTACAGGCAAATGACGCCCAATACGGGCAGCTTCGATGCGAATATTATTACTGATGCCGTTTCCGCAGTATTCGACAAGATTGGCGACGGTATCTTGGTTACGCATTCGCAGGGCGGCGGGCCTGGCTGGATGACCGCTATCAAAAACAGTAACGTAAAGGCCATCGTAGCCTATGAACCGTATAGCGGTTTTATGTTTCCTGAAGGTGAATTGCCACAGCCAATCAGCTCCACCGGGCTTTTTGGCGCATTGAGCGGTGTGGAAATACCGCTAGCTGACTTTCAAAAATTGACACGAATTCCCATTGTAATTTACTACGGTGATAATATTGCGGAGTCACCGACTACTATTTGGAACAGCGACCACTGGCGTTCCGGCCTTGCCATGGCAAAGCGATGGGCGGAAGTCGTCAACAAAAATGGGGGTGACGCAACGGTCGTGCATTTGCCGGCGGTTGGTATCAAGGGGAATACACATTTTCCGTTTTCTGACCTGAACAACACCGAAGTTGCGGATGAACTATCGAAGTGGCTAAAACAAAAGAAATTAACTATCCAATAA
- a CDS encoding aldo/keto reductase, with amino-acid sequence MIPKRKLGNSGLEVSDVGLGCMGLSFGYGKVTDKSEAVNLLRSAYELGITHFDTAEAYGPYANEELLGEALAPFRKIVVIASKFGFKDGRPERGMDSRPETIRAVAEASLKRLQTDYIDLFYQHRVDPNVPIEEVAGAIQELITAGKIKHWGLSEAGVQTVRKAHAVQRVTALQSEYFTFFPPAGGRNDIHAGRTWNRFCAICSIGERIFDRYYKRKYAI; translated from the coding sequence ATGATACCAAAAAGGAAATTAGGAAACAGCGGTTTGGAAGTTTCAGACGTCGGCTTAGGCTGTATGGGACTGAGTTTCGGTTACGGAAAAGTAACAGATAAAAGCGAAGCGGTGAATCTGTTGCGTTCGGCTTATGAGCTGGGAATAACGCATTTTGATACCGCTGAAGCTTATGGGCCTTACGCTAACGAGGAATTATTGGGCGAAGCATTGGCACCATTCCGCAAAATTGTGGTTATTGCCAGCAAATTTGGTTTTAAAGATGGCAGGCCGGAACGTGGAATGGACAGCCGTCCTGAAACGATCAGAGCCGTTGCCGAAGCCTCCCTAAAAAGACTACAGACAGATTATATCGACCTTTTTTACCAGCACCGAGTGGATCCGAATGTTCCGATTGAAGAGGTCGCCGGAGCGATTCAGGAGTTGATCACAGCGGGTAAGATCAAACATTGGGGACTATCGGAAGCGGGCGTTCAAACCGTTCGCAAGGCGCACGCCGTACAACGCGTAACCGCTTTACAAAGTGAATATTTCACTTTTTTTCCGCCAGCCGGAGGACGAAATGATATCCACGCTGGAAGAACTTGGAATAGGTTTTGTGCCATTTGCTCCATTGGGGAAAGGATTTTTGACCGGTACTATAAACGAAAATACGCTATTTGA
- a CDS encoding PIN domain-containing protein, protein MLIYIDTNIFFGQWLLDSANFSYFFNFIENEGHTLLLSEVVIDETDQLRKREWESAKSSLMKNIKSLDILCGEKLELSTKKEWDHYSLKSLIVDKLEPSNIHFVSYDNVPQKELVNRAILQKRPFREKEKGYRDSVIWLSLLNHLSINNVTEDVAFISANVNDFLNIEKKEFHNDLLDDISEKEIKYKIVPFVSLSSFIDTTFSVERHMVADNEIDKVMDDIEERTIDVINAWTTEELKQHLTHQYPNIASLLTIEDHLFEIDEGLEDSEILNVQHIVDRTVFIDCEYDFRICSITITLSKKEFDLLESELPVNNLTEVNSELVSFEFYDRLYFEVGLQYNSREREIEKLSINRLSFKNGYRA, encoded by the coding sequence ATGCTAATTTACATTGACACAAATATATTTTTCGGGCAGTGGCTTTTAGACAGTGCCAATTTCAGCTATTTTTTCAATTTTATTGAGAACGAAGGGCATACTCTCTTATTATCTGAGGTCGTTATTGATGAAACAGATCAACTTAGAAAACGGGAATGGGAATCGGCCAAATCTTCTTTAATGAAGAATATTAAATCTCTCGACATTCTATGTGGGGAAAAATTGGAACTATCCACAAAAAAGGAATGGGATCACTATAGTTTGAAAAGTCTGATTGTAGATAAATTAGAGCCTAGTAATATCCACTTTGTTTCCTATGACAATGTGCCCCAAAAAGAATTGGTAAATCGTGCAATTCTCCAAAAAAGGCCATTTCGAGAAAAAGAAAAAGGATACAGGGATTCTGTTATCTGGTTATCCTTGTTAAACCACCTTTCCATAAACAACGTAACAGAAGATGTCGCATTTATTTCAGCGAATGTAAATGATTTTTTAAATATAGAAAAGAAGGAATTCCATAATGATCTGTTAGACGATATTTCTGAGAAAGAGATCAAATATAAAATAGTTCCTTTTGTCAGTCTATCTAGCTTTATAGACACGACATTTTCGGTGGAGCGGCACATGGTCGCGGACAATGAGATTGATAAGGTCATGGATGACATTGAGGAGCGTACTATTGACGTAATTAATGCCTGGACAACAGAAGAATTAAAACAGCACTTAACGCACCAGTACCCAAATATAGCATCCTTACTAACGATTGAAGACCACCTTTTCGAAATCGATGAGGGACTTGAAGATAGTGAGATTCTAAATGTACAACATATTGTAGATAGGACTGTTTTTATTGACTGTGAGTATGACTTTAGGATTTGTTCAATCACAATAACATTATCAAAAAAAGAATTTGATCTACTAGAGTCAGAGCTGCCCGTGAATAATCTAACAGAAGTAAATTCTGAACTTGTTTCTTTTGAGTTTTACGACCGTCTTTATTTTGAGGTAGGATTGCAATACAATTCTCGTGAAAGAGAGATCGAAAAGCTTTCGATAAATCGGCTGTCTTTCAAAAACGGATACAGGGCTTAA
- a CDS encoding helix-turn-helix domain-containing protein codes for MDEIINFRTVHEYNLFNNNETLHPLVSVVDLDKAEPRMFRRLQYDFYIIFLKKIHCGDLRYGLNTYDYEEGTLIFLAPGQIIGESKDEYYQPQGTAIVFHPDLLLGTALGKKIADFTFFSYAVNEALHLSEQERNTILDCFLKIQYELKHSIDKHTKTLIVSNIELFLNYCERFYDRQFITRDNVNRGVLERFEQLLNNYFSGEKPYTLGLPQVNHFADELHLSANYFGDIVKKETGKSAQEYIQNKIIEIAKDKIFEAKKTISEIAYELGFKYPQHFSRLFKQRVGFTPNQYRNLN; via the coding sequence ATGGATGAAATCATCAACTTTCGAACGGTACATGAGTATAACCTATTCAACAATAATGAGACGCTACATCCGCTGGTGAGCGTCGTTGATCTGGACAAAGCCGAACCGCGCATGTTTCGCAGGCTGCAATATGATTTCTACATTATTTTTCTTAAAAAAATTCACTGCGGCGACCTTCGCTACGGGTTGAATACGTATGATTATGAAGAGGGAACGTTGATCTTTTTAGCGCCGGGTCAAATTATCGGCGAGAGCAAAGATGAGTATTATCAGCCTCAGGGCACCGCGATTGTTTTTCATCCGGATTTACTGCTGGGCACAGCGCTGGGCAAAAAAATAGCCGACTTCACCTTCTTCTCTTACGCCGTTAATGAAGCTTTGCACCTTTCTGAACAGGAACGTAATACGATATTGGATTGCTTTTTAAAAATTCAATATGAACTTAAACATAGCATTGATAAACATACCAAGACACTGATTGTATCGAATATTGAGCTGTTCCTGAACTACTGTGAACGGTTTTATGATCGCCAATTTATCACCCGAGACAATGTCAATAGAGGTGTATTGGAGCGATTTGAACAATTGCTGAACAATTACTTTTCAGGCGAAAAACCGTATACACTGGGTTTGCCACAGGTTAATCATTTTGCAGACGAGTTGCACCTATCAGCCAACTATTTTGGTGATATCGTTAAAAAGGAAACCGGTAAATCTGCGCAGGAGTATATTCAGAATAAGATTATCGAAATCGCCAAGGATAAGATATTCGAAGCGAAAAAGACGATAAGCGAAATCGCGTACGAGTTGGGCTTTAAGTATCCTCAACATTTCAGTCGGCTATTTAAGCAGCGAGTTGGCTTCACCCCTAATCAATACAGGAACTTGAATTAA
- the lepB gene encoding signal peptidase I: MYADFYNRIINHVFKCSILILKVVLIGAGVLVGLRLFVVDVYRIPSDSMNDKLEVGDFIVANKLKFSLFSSFFSYFGYDSAPQNGEILVFRNSLVGNTLFVKRCVGTPNQMFSMKRGVVYINGIAQEESSTVKQLYFVWYNDLGAVKGDLFQSGKSIGYISLNKYFTMEMNVGEKSALIKQGNVDSITIVNKLNERESQLLNRPEQAESVQNVGEFRIPFRGLEISLDTNLSEVYLQAIKQFEGVEVLVNNGKYYLDGQQAKHYIFKYNYYFMLGDNRDDSYDSRFYGIIPKHLLVASYINKI, from the coding sequence ATGTACGCTGATTTTTATAATCGAATAATTAATCATGTATTCAAATGTAGTATTTTGATCTTGAAGGTTGTTCTGATCGGTGCAGGGGTTTTGGTGGGGCTGCGACTATTTGTCGTCGATGTTTATAGGATCCCGAGTGATAGCATGAATGATAAACTTGAGGTTGGAGATTTTATTGTTGCTAACAAGTTGAAATTTAGTTTGTTTTCGAGTTTTTTTTCGTATTTTGGTTATGATAGTGCTCCCCAAAACGGAGAGATCTTAGTTTTTAGAAATAGTTTGGTGGGAAATACTCTTTTTGTTAAAAGGTGCGTTGGTACTCCTAATCAAATGTTTTCAATGAAACGAGGTGTTGTTTATATAAACGGTATAGCGCAGGAAGAATCGTCTACAGTAAAACAACTCTATTTTGTGTGGTACAACGATCTTGGAGCAGTGAAGGGCGACTTATTCCAGTCGGGTAAATCAATTGGTTACATATCATTAAATAAGTATTTTACTATGGAAATGAATGTAGGTGAAAAATCTGCTTTGATTAAGCAGGGCAATGTCGACTCTATAACCATCGTTAATAAACTAAATGAAAGAGAAAGTCAGCTGCTTAATAGGCCGGAGCAGGCGGAAAGCGTTCAAAATGTTGGTGAGTTTAGAATTCCCTTTAGAGGACTAGAGATATCTCTAGATACAAATTTATCAGAAGTCTATCTGCAAGCGATTAAGCAATTTGAAGGCGTAGAAGTTTTGGTAAACAACGGTAAATATTACTTAGATGGTCAGCAAGCAAAACATTACATATTCAAATACAATTATTATTTTATGTTAGGGGACAATAGAGATGATTCTTATGATTCAAGATTCTACGGGATCATTCCTAAACATCTTTTGGTTGCTAGTTATATTAACAAAATTTAA
- a CDS encoding site-specific integrase, whose protein sequence is MSTNYSLSFLLKKPKNDKGQPRPVYMRITVDKERREISVGRDCEPSRWNSAGNRAKGTREEARTLNAYLDTLVQKVAEIHHTMVKNRTKVTADALKLKFLGHDVPQKMLLNVFSEHNAQMKSLIGNGFKPNTLKGYTTSISHISAYLNQELSLDDIEVRDIDHAFVAGYAFYLRSSLGCSEVSAAKYIKHFRKITKICIAHRWIENDPFAFYKNKAKARPKEFLTKDELGRVESKQFGIARMEQVRDIFVFCCYTGLSYADVRKLRHSDIAKGVDGKLWILTSREKTDTSSNIPLLATPLQIIDRYRDYPPSAAKDLLLPVLSNQKMNSYLKEIGDLCGIAKEITFHMSRHTFATTITLANNVPIETVSKMLGHTDIKTTQHYAKLLDTRVAHDMSKLEIKLANK, encoded by the coding sequence ATGAGTACAAATTATTCCCTGAGTTTCTTGCTTAAGAAACCAAAGAACGACAAGGGGCAACCGCGCCCAGTTTACATGCGAATCACCGTGGATAAGGAGCGGAGAGAAATCTCTGTAGGCCGGGACTGTGAACCCTCCCGATGGAATTCGGCAGGTAACAGAGCTAAGGGCACGAGAGAAGAGGCACGGACGCTGAATGCTTATCTAGATACCCTTGTTCAAAAGGTTGCGGAGATTCACCACACTATGGTTAAGAATCGAACCAAGGTAACTGCGGATGCGCTCAAGCTCAAATTTCTTGGTCACGATGTTCCGCAAAAAATGTTACTTAACGTTTTTTCGGAGCATAATGCGCAGATGAAATCGCTGATAGGTAATGGGTTTAAACCAAACACCCTAAAAGGTTACACGACATCCATTAGCCACATCAGTGCCTATTTAAATCAGGAGCTTTCGTTGGATGACATCGAAGTGCGCGATATTGACCATGCCTTTGTCGCCGGTTATGCATTCTATCTGCGCTCCAGCTTGGGTTGCTCAGAAGTGTCTGCAGCAAAATATATCAAGCATTTTCGCAAGATCACAAAGATCTGCATCGCACATCGCTGGATCGAGAACGATCCATTTGCATTTTATAAAAACAAGGCAAAAGCAAGACCAAAGGAGTTCCTGACGAAGGATGAACTTGGGCGTGTAGAAAGCAAGCAGTTCGGTATTGCAAGGATGGAGCAGGTGCGCGATATATTTGTTTTCTGCTGTTATACTGGGCTATCCTATGCGGACGTCAGAAAGCTCCGACATTCAGACATTGCAAAGGGGGTGGACGGGAAGTTATGGATACTGACCAGTAGGGAGAAAACGGATACCTCTTCAAATATTCCGCTACTAGCAACCCCGCTGCAGATCATAGATCGTTACCGAGACTATCCACCCTCAGCGGCGAAAGATCTACTTCTTCCTGTACTGAGCAACCAAAAGATGAATAGTTACCTAAAAGAGATCGGCGACCTCTGCGGTATTGCCAAGGAAATCACCTTCCATATGTCAAGGCATACTTTTGCCACAACGATAACGTTAGCGAACAATGTGCCTATAGAGACTGTCTCCAAAATGCTGGGGCATACTGACATAAAGACGACACAGCACTATGCGAAATTGCTAGATACCCGTGTTGCACATGATATGTCAAAACTGGAGATAAAACTGGCTAATAAATAA
- a CDS encoding PD-(D/E)XK nuclease family protein, producing the protein MKFRDEVAVLFGKYRQPTGREFNIFRALHNPTSEKNLHSRFLSYLLSPLSTHGQGTRFIKTFLTNIGISGFSFEGLEVRPNEFDKREYNDIDILITNHEKQAIIIENKIFAPDSNRKLDDGTELPQMIKYFDKIRSEFEFESDEEAKSKITLLYLTPYRRNPSLIDTFKILGIEPITVDYIQFVTSWLKSEINELEDGMLKDALIQYWRLLIELTNDIVLALELKHIMSANIEEAWLFNQNYEMDKIGMLYVNQLKHVKWHTVHEFWRELSYDLQQIDGLVIQSMPTDKDITKLTHGKRRQSLVCCFDYRNSAYYIANDEKGFTYGKVEMPDSFKKFDCLIFNPDFNNFDSEKSVFLLINADQRTILIRKLVCEIGQQLSRNPS; encoded by the coding sequence ATGAAATTTAGAGATGAGGTTGCCGTCCTATTTGGTAAATATCGGCAGCCAACGGGTCGCGAGTTTAATATTTTTAGGGCGCTCCATAACCCAACCAGCGAAAAGAATCTGCACTCCCGCTTTCTGTCTTATCTGTTATCGCCACTAAGCACGCATGGACAAGGTACTAGATTCATAAAGACTTTTTTAACGAATATTGGAATCAGTGGGTTCTCTTTTGAAGGATTAGAAGTTCGTCCAAATGAATTCGACAAACGCGAATACAATGACATTGATATTTTAATTACGAATCACGAGAAGCAAGCCATAATTATTGAAAATAAGATCTTCGCACCCGATAGCAATAGAAAACTGGATGACGGTACGGAGCTCCCGCAAATGATCAAATATTTTGATAAGATTAGATCTGAATTCGAATTCGAGAGCGACGAAGAGGCAAAATCCAAAATTACCTTATTATATCTTACACCTTACCGAAGAAATCCGAGTCTGATCGATACATTTAAAATTTTGGGTATTGAACCGATAACCGTTGATTATATTCAATTCGTCACTTCATGGTTAAAATCAGAAATCAATGAGCTTGAGGATGGTATGTTAAAAGATGCCCTAATTCAATATTGGAGACTATTAATAGAGCTAACAAATGATATTGTTCTTGCATTGGAGTTAAAGCATATTATGTCCGCGAATATAGAAGAAGCGTGGCTTTTCAATCAAAATTACGAAATGGACAAAATTGGTATGCTATATGTCAATCAGCTCAAGCATGTTAAATGGCATACTGTGCACGAGTTTTGGCGAGAGCTAAGTTATGACCTTCAACAAATTGATGGTTTAGTTATACAAAGCATGCCTACAGATAAAGATATCACCAAACTTACGCATGGAAAGAGGCGGCAATCGTTGGTATGCTGCTTTGATTATCGCAATTCTGCATATTATATTGCTAACGATGAAAAGGGCTTTACCTATGGAAAAGTGGAAATGCCAGACAGTTTCAAAAAATTCGATTGCTTAATCTTCAATCCAGACTTTAATAATTTCGATAGCGAAAAATCGGTATTTTTACTGATCAATGCCGATCAAAGAACGATCTTAATAAGAAAGCTCGTTTGCGAAATTGGGCAACAACTATCAAGAAATCCGTCGTAA